The Coffea arabica cultivar ET-39 chromosome 4e, Coffea Arabica ET-39 HiFi, whole genome shotgun sequence genome includes a window with the following:
- the LOC140006091 gene encoding RHOMBOID-like protein 12, mitochondrial, translating to MESQTQVGITFGPTYLLKLYLAGAVGGSVFYLVHHALLAPSSKGKHMWSFDPSNVPGLGASGAVNAVMLLDIFLFPKKTLYFDFIIPVPAILLGIFLIGKDMLRIMEGDNRISGSAHLGGATVAAIAWARIRNGRFRF from the exons ATGGAGAGTCAGACACAG GTGGGAATCACTTTTGGACCTACGTATTTGCTGAAACTATACCTAGCTGGAGCAGTTGGTGGCTCAGTTTTCTATCTAGTTCACCATGCTTTGTTGGCCCCATCCTCCAAG GGAAAACATATGTGGAGCTTTGACCCTTCAAATGTCCCTGGTCTG GGAGCAAGTGGGGCAGTTAATGCAGTAATGCTTCTTGATATTTTCCTCTTTCCAAAGAAGACTCTCTACTTCGACTTTATCATACCAGTTCCTGCAATCTTATTG GGAATCTTTCTTATTGGAAAAGACATGCTACGAATAATGGAG GGAGACAATCGAATCTCTGGATCTGCTCACTTAGGTGGTGCCACAGTTGCTGCTATAGCATGGGCACGAATCAGAAATGGCCGTTTCCGGTTTTAA